In a single window of the Flavivirga spongiicola genome:
- a CDS encoding DUF6265 family protein, with protein MKKLIVIVLVMTASFFSLSCKAQVEKTLEPKLENISWISGDWKGEAFGGQVEENWSKPSGGSMMATFKLINNNAVSFYEIEIIREVENTLILQLKHFNNDLKGWETKDETVDFPLKEITANKVTFEGMSFEKISDHEMNVYVDIHQKNGSIETVKFNYTK; from the coding sequence ATGAAAAAACTTATTGTAATTGTGTTAGTAATGACTGCTTCCTTTTTTAGCTTATCTTGTAAAGCACAAGTTGAAAAAACACTAGAACCAAAACTAGAAAACATCTCTTGGATTTCTGGTGATTGGAAAGGAGAAGCTTTTGGTGGACAAGTAGAAGAAAATTGGAGTAAACCCTCTGGTGGTTCCATGATGGCAACTTTTAAGCTAATTAATAATAATGCTGTATCATTTTACGAAATTGAAATAATTCGTGAAGTAGAAAATACACTTATTCTTCAATTAAAACACTTTAACAACGATTTAAAAGGCTGGGAAACAAAAGATGAAACAGTAGATTTCCCTCTTAAAGAAATAACCGCGAACAAAGTTACTTTTGAAGGTATGTCTTTTGAAAAAATAAGTGATCATGAAATGAACGTATATGTTGATATACATCAAAAAAATGGTTCTATAGAAACTGTTAAGTTTAATTACACCAAATAA
- a CDS encoding nuclear transport factor 2 family protein has translation MKSIVSILCICLSLSLFSQSNSNDNSNKEHAAAIVQQHIAPFNNRNLEQFANAFDTHVLVNRFPNDTMYLGRDKLKENYARFFKENKKSNVKVLNRMVLKNVVIDEELGTVNYKTNRHITIYETDHEDINSMTFLHNSKTTSNPESIVNKQLEAYNKGDIDAFVATYSSNIKLYRYPNNLTSEGHEAIRSEYASFFKKAPDLNAQIVNRMVLGNKVIDNEKVTFNGNTFYAIAIYEVQNGKITKVTFIQ, from the coding sequence ATGAAATCTATCGTTTCTATTTTATGTATTTGCTTATCATTATCACTCTTTTCTCAATCAAATTCTAATGATAACTCAAATAAAGAACATGCAGCTGCAATTGTACAACAACATATAGCTCCCTTTAACAACAGAAATTTAGAACAATTTGCCAATGCTTTTGACACCCATGTTTTGGTAAACAGGTTTCCAAATGATACCATGTATCTGGGTCGTGACAAACTAAAGGAAAATTATGCGCGTTTTTTTAAAGAAAATAAAAAATCAAATGTCAAAGTATTAAACAGAATGGTACTCAAAAATGTTGTGATTGATGAAGAATTGGGTACAGTAAACTATAAGACCAATCGACATATTACTATTTATGAAACAGACCATGAAGATATCAATTCCATGACTTTTTTACATAACTCTAAAACGACTTCAAATCCCGAGAGTATTGTTAATAAACAGCTAGAAGCTTATAATAAAGGTGATATAGATGCATTTGTAGCAACGTATTCTAGCAATATTAAACTATACAGATATCCAAATAATCTAACCTCCGAAGGCCACGAAGCCATCCGTTCAGAATACGCGTCATTTTTTAAAAAAGCACCAGATTTGAATGCTCAAATTGTAAATAGAATGGTATTAGGCAATAAAGTAATTGATAATGAAAAAGTTACTTTTAATGGTAATACTTTTTATGCGATTGCAATTTATGAAGTTCAAAATGGAAAAATCACAAAAGTCACATTCATTCAATAA
- a CDS encoding 3-hydroxyacyl-CoA dehydrogenase/enoyl-CoA hydratase family protein: MSKRRIKKVAIIGSGIMGSGIACHFANIGVDVLLLDIVPRELNDKEKSKGLTLEDKVVRNRLVNDALATSLKSKPSPIYHPKFANRITTGNLEDDIAKVADVDWIMEVVVERLDIKQQVFESLEKHRTSGTLITSNTSGIPIKFMSEGRSEDFQKHFCGTHFFNPARYLKLFEIIPGPKTDPSVLEFLNSYGEQFLGKTSVVAKDTPAFIGNRIGIFSIMSLFHAVKDMGLTIEDIDKLSGPVIGRPKSATFRTVDVVGLDTLVHVANGIAENCKEDERLELFKLPDFISTMMENKWLGSKTKQGFYKKTISAEGKKEILSLDLNTLEYRSSKKAKFATLELTKTIDKVVDRFKVLVSGKDKAGEFYRKSFAALFAYVSNRIPEITDELYKIDDAMKAGFGWEHGPFQIWDAIGVEEGIEIMKAEGLAPAAWVNDMLTAGSKSFYSVKEGATYAYDIPKRVQEKIPGQDAFIILDNIRKSNEVFKNSGVVIEDLGDGILNCEFQSKMNTIGGDVLAGLNKAIDLAEKEYQGLIVGNQGANFSVGANIGMIFMMAVEQEYEELNAAIKYFQDTMMRMRYSSIPTISAPHGMSLGGACELSMHADKVVAAAETYIGLVEFGVGVIPGGAGSKEMALRASDTFRKGDVELNTLQEYFLTIGMAKVATSAYEAFDLGLLQKGKDIVVINKDRQIATAKAHAKLMAEAGYTQPVKRKDVKVLGKQALGMFLVGTDSMEAANYISEHDHKIANKLAYVMAGGDLSEPTLVSEQYLLDLEREAFLSLCTERKTLERIQHMLKTGKPLRN; the protein is encoded by the coding sequence ATGAGTAAACGTAGAATAAAAAAAGTGGCCATTATAGGTTCTGGTATTATGGGAAGTGGTATTGCGTGCCATTTTGCTAATATTGGCGTAGATGTTTTATTACTTGACATCGTTCCAAGAGAACTCAATGATAAAGAAAAATCTAAAGGTTTAACACTTGAAGATAAAGTAGTACGAAACAGGTTGGTTAACGATGCACTCGCTACATCATTAAAATCAAAACCTTCACCAATTTATCATCCTAAATTTGCAAACCGAATTACAACAGGTAATCTGGAAGACGATATTGCAAAAGTAGCTGATGTAGATTGGATCATGGAAGTAGTCGTTGAACGATTAGATATAAAACAACAGGTTTTTGAATCACTCGAAAAGCACAGAACTTCAGGAACTTTAATTACAAGTAATACGTCTGGTATTCCTATTAAGTTTATGAGTGAAGGCCGTAGTGAAGACTTTCAGAAACATTTCTGTGGAACGCACTTTTTTAATCCTGCGCGCTACTTAAAATTATTCGAAATCATTCCTGGTCCAAAAACAGATCCTTCGGTTTTAGAATTCCTTAATAGTTATGGCGAGCAATTTCTGGGAAAAACATCGGTAGTCGCTAAAGATACGCCTGCTTTTATTGGAAACCGTATTGGTATCTTTAGTATCATGAGTTTATTCCATGCCGTTAAAGACATGGGATTAACTATTGAAGACATTGATAAATTATCTGGTCCAGTTATTGGCAGACCAAAATCTGCAACATTTAGAACTGTTGATGTTGTTGGTTTAGACACTTTAGTTCATGTAGCAAACGGTATTGCAGAAAACTGCAAAGAAGACGAACGCTTAGAGCTTTTTAAATTACCGGATTTCATCAGTACTATGATGGAAAATAAATGGTTAGGAAGTAAAACTAAACAAGGGTTTTATAAGAAAACTATTTCTGCTGAAGGTAAAAAAGAAATCCTATCATTAGATTTAAATACTTTAGAATATCGTTCTTCAAAAAAGGCTAAATTCGCGACTCTGGAACTTACTAAAACTATCGATAAAGTTGTAGATCGATTTAAAGTACTGGTCTCTGGCAAGGATAAAGCAGGTGAATTTTACAGAAAAAGTTTCGCGGCTTTATTCGCCTATGTTTCTAACCGTATTCCCGAAATAACTGATGAATTATACAAGATCGATGACGCGATGAAAGCTGGTTTTGGTTGGGAACATGGTCCTTTCCAAATTTGGGATGCTATAGGTGTTGAAGAAGGTATAGAAATAATGAAAGCTGAAGGTTTAGCACCAGCTGCCTGGGTGAACGATATGTTAACCGCAGGAAGTAAATCGTTTTATTCTGTTAAAGAAGGGGCTACTTATGCTTACGATATTCCAAAGAGAGTACAAGAAAAAATACCAGGTCAAGATGCATTTATCATCTTAGACAATATTAGAAAATCTAATGAAGTATTTAAAAACTCAGGGGTTGTCATTGAAGATTTAGGAGATGGGATATTAAACTGCGAATTCCAATCTAAAATGAATACCATTGGAGGTGATGTTTTAGCAGGACTTAATAAAGCGATCGATTTAGCTGAAAAAGAATATCAGGGGTTAATTGTTGGTAACCAAGGCGCCAATTTCTCAGTTGGTGCCAATATTGGTATGATCTTTATGATGGCTGTTGAGCAGGAATATGAGGAGCTTAATGCGGCTATCAAGTATTTTCAAGATACGATGATGCGTATGCGTTATTCTTCTATCCCTACCATTTCAGCACCACATGGCATGTCTTTAGGAGGTGCTTGCGAATTATCCATGCACGCAGATAAAGTGGTTGCTGCTGCCGAAACTTACATTGGCTTAGTTGAGTTTGGTGTAGGCGTTATTCCTGGCGGAGCTGGTTCTAAAGAAATGGCTTTAAGAGCTTCAGATACTTTCAGAAAAGGCGATGTGGAATTAAACACTTTACAAGAATACTTTTTAACTATCGGTATGGCAAAAGTAGCAACGTCTGCTTACGAAGCTTTTGATCTAGGTCTGCTTCAAAAAGGAAAAGATATCGTCGTTATTAATAAAGACAGACAAATAGCTACTGCAAAAGCACATGCAAAATTGATGGCGGAAGCTGGTTATACACAACCTGTAAAACGTAAAGATGTAAAAGTACTCGGAAAGCAAGCTTTAGGCATGTTTTTAGTTGGAACCGATTCTATGGAAGCTGCAAATTACATCAGTGAGCATGACCATAAAATAGCAAACAAATTAGCTTATGTTATGGCTGGAGGTGATTTATCGGAGCCTACTTTAGTAAGCGAACAATACTTGTTAGACCTTGAAAGAGAAGCCTTCTTAAGTTTATGTACAGAACGTAAAACTTTAGAACGCATTCAGCATATGTTGAAGACGGGGAAACCACTTCGTAATTAA
- a CDS encoding four helix bundle protein → MCSKQRHNYKNLKIWKLGLDVTNNISDILLDFPKHERYDLSSQISRCSISMPSNIAEGLARTDKSFSHFLDISLGSSFELGTQLLVAHHRKYINNEILKTLEEKIEEFQRMTMGFQNSLN, encoded by the coding sequence ATGTGTTCAAAACAAAGACATAACTATAAAAATTTAAAAATCTGGAAACTTGGTTTAGATGTTACAAATAATATTTCTGATATTTTATTAGACTTTCCAAAACATGAAAGATATGATTTAAGTTCACAAATTAGTAGGTGTTCTATTTCAATGCCAAGCAATATTGCTGAAGGTTTAGCTAGAACAGATAAATCTTTTAGTCATTTTTTAGATATCTCTTTAGGTTCATCTTTTGAATTAGGCACACAATTATTAGTAGCACATCATAGAAAATATATAAACAACGAAATATTAAAAACTCTAGAAGAAAAAATAGAAGAATTCCAAAGAATGACAATGGGATTTCAAAATAGCCTCAATTAA
- a CDS encoding M1 family metallopeptidase gives MIYRLYLLCLFSVISCVSINAQGLLSEKNNFTRQDTLRGSITPERSWWNLNYYHLDIKVDPDKKFISGKNTIQYTVLEDHSVMQIDLQAPLNLTKAIQNGKELEVKHDGNAHFISLIEKQKIGDVNSIEVHYHGKPREAIRAPWDGGISWKRDQNGNHFVASSCQGLGASAWWPCKDHMYDEVDSMLISVNVPKNLMNISNGRLRRVEQFGDTKTYRWFVKSPINNYGVNINIGDYANFSEVYNGQGGHLDMNYYVLKDNLEKAKEQFKQAPKMMKAFEHWFGQYPFYADSFKLVEVPYLGMEHQSCVTYGNGYKNGYLGNDLSGTGWGLKFDFIIIHEAGHEWFANNITNKDAADMWIHEGFTSYSENLFLDYYYGKKASADYVIGTRRNIQNDRPLIGNYDVNNEGSADMYYKGANMLHTLRQLIEDDEKWRQILRGLNTDFFHQTVTTQQIEDYLSKKTEIDLTEFFNQYLRTTKIPTLEYTIEKNVLKYRWTNIVDKFDMPIQVNINGNDQWLFPKSDWKTMSSELRILSFEVDRDFYIEVNKL, from the coding sequence ATGATCTACCGTTTATATTTATTATGCCTTTTCTCAGTAATTTCATGTGTTTCCATAAACGCTCAGGGATTGCTTTCAGAAAAAAATAATTTTACCAGACAAGATACCTTAAGAGGTTCTATAACTCCGGAACGTTCCTGGTGGAATTTAAATTATTACCACTTAGATATTAAGGTAGATCCAGATAAAAAATTCATTTCAGGAAAAAACACCATTCAATATACCGTTTTAGAGGATCATTCTGTTATGCAAATTGATTTGCAAGCGCCTTTAAATCTTACTAAAGCCATTCAGAATGGTAAAGAATTAGAAGTAAAACATGACGGTAATGCGCATTTTATAAGCCTTATAGAAAAACAAAAAATAGGCGATGTGAATTCTATCGAAGTTCATTATCATGGTAAGCCCAGAGAAGCCATTAGAGCGCCCTGGGATGGTGGTATTTCATGGAAAAGGGACCAAAATGGAAACCATTTTGTAGCGTCGTCTTGCCAAGGTTTAGGAGCTAGTGCATGGTGGCCTTGTAAAGATCATATGTATGATGAAGTAGATAGTATGCTTATTAGTGTAAATGTTCCTAAAAATTTAATGAATATTTCTAATGGCCGATTAAGACGTGTTGAACAATTTGGAGATACTAAAACATACCGCTGGTTTGTTAAAAGTCCTATAAATAATTACGGTGTTAACATCAATATTGGTGATTATGCTAATTTCTCTGAAGTGTATAATGGGCAAGGGGGACATTTAGATATGAATTATTATGTGCTTAAAGATAACCTTGAAAAAGCCAAAGAACAGTTTAAGCAAGCGCCTAAAATGATGAAAGCTTTCGAGCATTGGTTTGGTCAGTACCCCTTTTATGCAGATAGTTTTAAACTGGTTGAAGTACCTTATTTGGGTATGGAACATCAAAGTTGCGTGACTTATGGAAATGGTTATAAAAATGGTTATTTAGGTAATGATTTATCTGGCACAGGTTGGGGTTTAAAATTTGACTTCATTATTATTCACGAAGCTGGACATGAATGGTTTGCAAACAACATTACTAATAAGGATGCTGCAGATATGTGGATTCATGAAGGATTTACATCTTACTCAGAAAACTTATTTCTAGATTATTATTATGGAAAAAAAGCGTCTGCTGATTATGTCATTGGTACTAGAAGAAACATTCAAAACGATAGACCTTTAATTGGAAATTACGATGTAAATAATGAAGGTTCAGCAGATATGTACTATAAAGGTGCTAATATGCTACATACGCTTAGACAACTTATTGAGGATGATGAAAAATGGCGACAAATTTTACGTGGATTAAATACAGATTTCTTTCATCAAACGGTTACTACGCAACAAATTGAAGATTATTTAAGTAAAAAAACGGAAATTGATTTAACAGAGTTTTTTAATCAATATCTAAGAACCACAAAAATTCCAACACTTGAATATACCATTGAAAAGAATGTATTAAAATATCGTTGGACAAATATTGTCGATAAATTTGATATGCCAATTCAGGTTAACATTAATGGAAATGACCAATGGCTGTTTCCGAAATCTGATTGGAAAACAATGTCATCAGAATTAAGAATTTTATCTTTTGAGGTAGATAGAGATTTTTATATTGAAGTAAACAAACTTTAG
- a CDS encoding acetyl-CoA C-acyltransferase: MKTAYIVKAYRTAVGKAPKGVFRFKRTDELAAETIQYMMKELPQLDKTRIDDVIVGNAMPEGSQGLNMARLISLMGLNSVDIPGVTVNRFCSSGIETIGIATAKIQSGMADCIIAGGAESMSAVPMTGFKPELNYDIVKAGHEDYYWGMGNTAEAVANQFKVSREDQDEFAYNSHMKALKAQAENRFQDQIVPIEVKQTYIDSNGKKANKSYTVTKDEGPRAGTSLEALAKLRPVFAQGGSVTAGNSSQMSDGAAFVMVMSEAMVKELNLEPIARLVNYAAAGVEPRIMGIGPVKAIPKALKQAGLQQADLELIELNEAFASQSLAVIRELNLNPDIVNVNGGAIALGHPLGCTGAKLSVQLFDEMRKRNMKGKYGAVTMCVGTGQGACGIFEFLN; the protein is encoded by the coding sequence ATGAAGACCGCATACATCGTAAAAGCATACAGAACAGCAGTTGGGAAAGCACCAAAGGGTGTATTTCGTTTTAAAAGAACTGATGAATTGGCTGCAGAAACCATTCAATACATGATGAAAGAATTGCCACAATTAGACAAAACTCGTATTGACGATGTTATTGTTGGTAATGCCATGCCGGAAGGATCTCAAGGTTTAAATATGGCACGCCTCATCTCTTTAATGGGATTAAATAGTGTGGATATTCCTGGGGTTACTGTAAATCGGTTTTGTTCATCGGGTATCGAAACAATAGGCATTGCTACAGCAAAAATACAATCTGGAATGGCCGATTGCATTATTGCGGGAGGTGCGGAAAGTATGAGTGCAGTGCCAATGACAGGGTTTAAACCTGAATTAAATTATGACATTGTAAAAGCAGGTCATGAAGATTATTATTGGGGTATGGGAAATACTGCAGAGGCTGTTGCAAACCAGTTTAAAGTATCTCGTGAAGATCAAGATGAATTTGCTTATAATTCCCATATGAAAGCTTTAAAAGCACAAGCTGAAAATCGTTTTCAAGATCAAATCGTACCTATTGAAGTGAAGCAAACTTATATTGATTCAAACGGTAAAAAAGCCAATAAATCATACACGGTAACAAAAGATGAAGGCCCTCGTGCGGGCACAAGTTTAGAGGCTCTTGCCAAATTAAGACCTGTTTTTGCTCAAGGTGGTAGTGTAACTGCTGGAAACTCTTCGCAAATGAGTGATGGCGCTGCCTTTGTGATGGTGATGAGTGAAGCTATGGTAAAAGAACTAAATCTAGAACCTATTGCACGTTTAGTAAACTATGCAGCAGCAGGTGTAGAACCGCGTATCATGGGAATAGGCCCTGTAAAAGCCATCCCAAAAGCATTAAAACAAGCTGGCTTACAACAAGCAGATTTAGAGCTCATCGAATTAAATGAAGCCTTCGCATCACAATCTTTAGCAGTCATTAGAGAGTTAAATCTAAACCCAGATATTGTAAACGTTAATGGAGGCGCTATAGCACTAGGTCATCCGCTTGGTTGTACAGGAGCCAAATTGTCTGTACAATTATTTGATGAAATGCGTAAACGCAATATGAAAGGAAAATATGGGGCGGTTACCATGTGTGTAGGAACAGGCCAAGGAGCCTGTGGTATTTTTGAATTTTTGAATTAA
- a CDS encoding acyl-CoA dehydrogenase family protein has translation MAEAEKELLRGGQFLVKETNCEDVFTPEDFNEDQLMMKEAVTEFVDREIWANKAQFEKKDYALTESCMRKAAELGFLSVSVPEAYGGMGMGFVDTMLVCDYISGATGSFSTAFGAHTGIGTMPITLYGTEEQKQKYVPKLASGEWFGSYCLTEPSAGSDANSGKTKAVLSADGKSYSITGQKMWISNAGFCSLMIVFARIEDDKNITGFIIEYDPENPNGITMGEEEHKLGIRASSTRQVFYNNTIVPVENMLSTRGNGFKIAMNALNVGRIKLAAACLDAQRRVITESIKYANERIQFKTPISSFGAIRQKIAEMATNCWVGEAASYRAAKNIEDRIILRQNNGKDTHQEAELKGVEEYAIECSILKVAVSEYTQRCTDEGIQIFGGMGFSEETPLESAWRDARIARIYEGTNEINRMLSIGMLIKKAMKGHVDVLTPAMAVKDELVGIPSFDVPDYSELFSEEKNIIKNLKKLFLMVAGAALQKYGEKIEEQQQLMLAASDILIQIYIAESAILRAEKMAKREGEDPVKEQIAMAKLNLFHAIDVIETAGKHSIISFSTGDEQRMMLMGLKRYIKYVNMPNIIELRNIIADKVTKENKYCF, from the coding sequence ATGGCAGAAGCAGAAAAAGAATTATTAAGAGGAGGTCAATTCCTTGTAAAAGAAACCAATTGTGAAGATGTATTCACTCCTGAAGATTTCAATGAGGATCAGTTGATGATGAAAGAAGCTGTAACTGAATTTGTTGACAGAGAAATTTGGGCAAACAAGGCACAATTTGAAAAAAAGGATTATGCGCTAACTGAATCGTGTATGCGAAAAGCCGCAGAACTTGGATTTTTAAGTGTTTCAGTTCCTGAAGCCTATGGTGGTATGGGTATGGGCTTTGTAGATACCATGCTTGTTTGTGATTATATTTCTGGTGCCACTGGATCCTTTAGTACGGCTTTTGGTGCACATACCGGAATTGGTACGATGCCCATTACGCTTTATGGCACTGAAGAACAAAAACAAAAATATGTTCCAAAATTAGCTTCTGGTGAGTGGTTTGGCTCGTATTGCTTAACAGAACCTAGTGCTGGTAGTGATGCCAATTCTGGTAAAACAAAAGCAGTACTTTCTGCAGATGGAAAAAGTTACAGTATTACAGGGCAAAAAATGTGGATTTCTAATGCTGGCTTTTGTAGCTTAATGATTGTTTTTGCACGTATTGAAGACGATAAAAACATCACAGGGTTTATCATAGAATACGATCCTGAAAACCCCAATGGTATTACTATGGGTGAAGAAGAGCATAAACTAGGCATCCGTGCGTCATCTACGAGGCAAGTTTTCTATAATAATACTATTGTTCCTGTAGAAAATATGTTATCGACCAGAGGTAATGGGTTTAAAATAGCCATGAACGCTTTAAATGTTGGTAGAATAAAACTCGCAGCTGCTTGTTTAGATGCACAGCGCCGCGTTATAACGGAGTCCATAAAATATGCCAACGAACGTATTCAATTTAAAACGCCTATTTCTAGTTTTGGAGCCATTCGCCAGAAAATAGCAGAAATGGCAACTAATTGTTGGGTAGGAGAAGCTGCAAGTTACAGAGCTGCAAAAAACATAGAAGATCGTATTATTTTACGTCAGAATAACGGAAAAGATACCCATCAAGAAGCTGAATTAAAAGGTGTTGAAGAATATGCTATTGAATGTTCAATTTTAAAAGTAGCTGTTTCAGAATATACACAAAGGTGTACTGATGAAGGCATTCAAATATTTGGAGGCATGGGTTTCTCTGAAGAAACTCCTTTAGAATCTGCATGGCGAGATGCTCGTATAGCAAGAATTTATGAAGGCACCAATGAGATAAATAGAATGCTTTCAATAGGCATGCTCATCAAAAAAGCTATGAAAGGACATGTAGATGTTTTAACACCAGCCATGGCAGTTAAAGATGAATTGGTAGGTATCCCATCTTTTGACGTACCTGATTATTCTGAGTTGTTTTCTGAAGAAAAAAACATCATAAAAAATCTTAAAAAACTCTTCTTAATGGTAGCTGGAGCTGCTTTACAGAAGTATGGTGAAAAAATAGAGGAACAGCAACAACTCATGCTAGCAGCATCAGATATTTTAATACAAATATACATTGCCGAATCGGCTATTCTACGTGCTGAAAAAATGGCTAAAAGAGAAGGTGAAGACCCTGTTAAAGAACAGATTGCTATGGCAAAATTGAACTTATTCCATGCTATTGATGTTATTGAAACTGCCGGTAAACACTCCATCATTTCATTTTCCACAGGTGATGAGCAACGTATGATGCTTATGGGATTAAAACGCTATATTAAATATGTTAATATGCCAAATATTATAGAATTAAGAAATATTATAGCGGACAAAGTAACTAAAGAAAATAAATACTGTTTTTAG
- a CDS encoding M28 family peptidase, protein MKHTSILLLLLIPSIVISQTNQQLYDIIDDISEKRIEKDIQTLVDFGTRNTFSDTISNTKGIGAARRWIKSEFEAISKDCNNCLEVFYQKDFVTKKGNNRVPHDAWVVNVVAIQKGTKYPNRYIIMSGDIDSRASDTMDFTTDAPGANDNASGMAGTMEAARVLSKYSFESSIIYVGLSGEEQGLFGGAGLAKYAQEKAWDIIGVFNNDMIGNIKGVDGVIDNRSFRIFSEPVPPNETERQRTLRRFYGGEVDGISRQLARYVYKTTKMYMPEMNPMMVYRLDRFGRGGHHRPFNDLGYAGIRIMEAHENYTQQHQDIREENGIKYGDVIAHVNFDYAKKLTTVNAINMASLATAPPAPKNVSIGGIVEPAAKFKWDKVNGAKGYKIYWRSTTSPTWDHSRYVGDVSEFTLDGIVIDNYFFGIASVGENGFESVVVFPNKIFRD, encoded by the coding sequence ATGAAACATACATCAATATTACTTTTACTATTAATTCCGTCAATTGTTATTTCTCAAACTAATCAACAGTTATATGATATCATTGATGATATATCTGAAAAACGCATTGAAAAAGATATTCAAACACTTGTAGATTTTGGAACAAGAAATACTTTTAGTGATACTATTTCTAACACAAAAGGGATAGGAGCTGCTAGGCGATGGATAAAATCTGAATTTGAAGCTATTTCAAAAGATTGCAATAATTGTCTGGAAGTCTTTTATCAAAAAGATTTTGTTACTAAAAAAGGAAACAATCGTGTACCACATGACGCATGGGTCGTCAATGTAGTTGCTATTCAAAAAGGAACAAAATACCCAAATCGCTATATCATTATGAGTGGTGATATTGATTCTCGTGCTAGTGACACTATGGATTTTACTACGGATGCTCCTGGCGCAAATGATAACGCTTCTGGTATGGCAGGAACTATGGAGGCTGCCAGGGTTTTATCTAAATATTCATTTGAGAGCAGTATTATTTATGTGGGGCTATCTGGTGAAGAACAAGGTCTTTTTGGTGGTGCCGGACTAGCAAAATATGCTCAGGAGAAAGCCTGGGATATTATTGGGGTGTTCAATAATGATATGATCGGAAATATAAAAGGGGTTGATGGTGTTATTGATAATCGCTCCTTCAGGATTTTTTCAGAACCTGTTCCCCCAAATGAGACAGAACGCCAAAGAACACTTCGTCGATTTTATGGTGGTGAAGTAGATGGTATTTCACGTCAATTGGCACGTTACGTTTATAAAACCACAAAAATGTATATGCCAGAGATGAACCCTATGATGGTTTATAGATTAGACAGGTTTGGACGCGGTGGTCACCATCGTCCTTTTAACGATTTAGGATATGCAGGTATTCGTATCATGGAAGCCCATGAAAACTACACGCAACAACATCAGGACATTCGTGAAGAAAATGGCATAAAATATGGTGACGTTATCGCCCATGTAAATTTTGATTATGCAAAAAAACTCACTACAGTAAATGCTATAAATATGGCCAGTTTGGCTACGGCACCACCAGCACCAAAAAATGTTAGTATTGGGGGTATCGTAGAACCTGCTGCTAAATTTAAATGGGATAAAGTTAATGGTGCCAAAGGTTATAAAATTTACTGGAGAAGTACCACCTCTCCTACATGGGATCATAGTAGATATGTTGGAGATGTTTCAGAATTCACATTAGATGGTATTGTTATTGATAATTATTTTTTCGGAATAGCTTCAGTTGGTGAGAATGGTTTCGAAAGTGTCGTTGTATTTCCTAATAAAATCTTTAGAGATTAA
- a CDS encoding four helix bundle protein → MGRHNFKKLKVWENGITLASDNYKLTRTFPDIEKFNLISQMNRSAVSIPSNIAEGSSKSTDKHFKKYLENSLGSAFEWETQLIVSYNEGYVDKGKFEELENKILQIQKMLGKFIDNLND, encoded by the coding sequence ATGGGAAGACATAATTTTAAAAAGTTAAAAGTTTGGGAAAATGGAATTACCCTTGCTAGCGATAATTATAAATTAACAAGAACATTTCCAGATATTGAAAAATTTAATCTGATAAGTCAAATGAATCGAAGTGCTGTTTCCATACCTTCAAATATTGCTGAAGGATCAAGTAAAAGTACTGATAAACATTTTAAAAAATATTTAGAAAATAGTCTTGGATCTGCATTTGAATGGGAAACACAATTAATAGTTTCTTATAACGAAGGTTATGTAGATAAAGGTAAATTTGAAGAATTAGAAAATAAGATATTACAAATTCAAAAAATGTTAGGAAAGTTTATTGATAATCTAAATGACTAG